In a single window of the Melissococcus plutonius ATCC 35311 genome:
- the parE gene encoding DNA topoisomerase IV subunit B — translation MAKKINNAYNDTSIQVLEGLEAVRKRPGMYIGSTDHRGLHHLVYEIVDNAVDEALSGFGNDIQVTIQKDNSIKIADLGRGMPVGIHASGIPTVEVIFTVLHAGGKFGQGGYKTSGGLHGVGASVVNALSKWLEVRIVRDGIEYMERFENGGKPVGTLEKVGKTKKPNGTVVTFLPDDTIFSTIQFSYTNLAERLRESAFLLKDIKITLTDLREDEPKQEIFHYKEGIKEFVSYLNEEKDTLTPIVYFNGEKEGIEVELSYQYNDGYSENVLSFVNNVRTKDGGTHEIGMKTAMTRAYNEYARRIGLLKERDKNLEGSDFREGLAAILSIRVPESLLQFEGQTKEKLGTPQARNSVDSVIGEQMSYYLQENSELSQTLIRKAIKAREAREAARKAREESRNGKKRKKGESLLSGKLTPAQSRNPQKNELYLVEGDSAGGSAKQGRDRKFQAILPLRGKVINTEKAKMQDILKNEEINTMIYTIGAGVGPEFNIEDCNYDKVIIMTDADTDGAHIQILLLTFFYRYMKPLIEAGKVYIALPPLYKVSKGSGKKAQIEYAWTDEELKDVIQSIGKGYMLQRYKGLGEMNAEQLWETTMAPESRTLIRVRIDDTAQAERRVTTLMGDKVEPRRNWIETHVQFSLEEDGSILDRKENQKEISASVSNELLNETNENEQNQKTETISLFDLE, via the coding sequence TTGGCTAAAAAAATAAATAATGCATACAATGACACTTCCATTCAGGTTTTAGAAGGTCTTGAAGCAGTTAGAAAACGACCTGGAATGTATATTGGCTCTACAGATCATCGTGGACTTCATCATTTGGTCTATGAAATTGTTGATAATGCAGTAGATGAAGCATTATCTGGTTTTGGAAATGACATCCAGGTAACCATTCAAAAAGATAATAGTATAAAAATTGCCGATTTAGGTAGAGGAATGCCAGTAGGAATTCATGCCTCTGGTATTCCTACTGTTGAAGTAATTTTCACGGTACTGCATGCTGGTGGTAAATTCGGCCAAGGCGGTTATAAAACTTCTGGTGGACTTCATGGTGTCGGTGCTAGTGTAGTAAATGCATTATCCAAATGGTTAGAGGTACGTATCGTACGTGATGGCATAGAATATATGGAACGTTTTGAAAATGGTGGCAAACCAGTTGGAACGCTTGAAAAAGTTGGGAAAACTAAAAAGCCAAATGGAACAGTGGTAACTTTTTTACCAGATGATACGATTTTTTCAACCATTCAATTTTCATATACTAATTTGGCAGAACGGTTACGTGAGTCTGCATTTTTATTGAAAGATATTAAAATTACGTTAACCGATCTAAGGGAAGATGAACCGAAACAAGAAATATTTCATTATAAAGAAGGAATTAAAGAATTTGTTTCCTATCTAAATGAAGAAAAAGACACCTTAACACCAATTGTTTACTTCAATGGTGAAAAGGAAGGAATTGAAGTAGAACTTTCATATCAATACAATGATGGTTATTCGGAAAATGTTTTATCCTTTGTGAATAACGTACGCACAAAAGATGGTGGTACACATGAAATTGGTATGAAAACAGCGATGACGAGAGCCTATAATGAATATGCTAGGCGGATTGGTTTGTTAAAAGAACGGGATAAAAATTTAGAGGGCAGTGACTTTAGAGAAGGCTTAGCAGCGATTCTTTCAATCCGTGTACCAGAAAGTTTGCTTCAATTTGAAGGACAAACGAAAGAAAAATTGGGAACACCTCAAGCTAGAAATAGTGTGGATAGTGTAATTGGTGAACAGATGAGCTATTATTTACAAGAAAATAGCGAACTGAGTCAAACATTGATTCGTAAAGCCATTAAAGCACGTGAGGCACGTGAAGCTGCTAGAAAAGCTCGAGAGGAAAGTCGTAATGGAAAAAAGCGAAAAAAGGGAGAATCTCTTTTATCTGGGAAATTAACTCCTGCTCAATCTCGGAATCCTCAAAAAAATGAATTATATCTAGTCGAAGGAGATTCTGCAGGGGGTTCCGCCAAACAAGGACGTGATCGTAAATTTCAAGCAATCTTGCCTTTAAGAGGAAAAGTAATTAATACGGAAAAGGCAAAAATGCAGGATATTTTAAAAAATGAAGAAATCAATACTATGATTTATACTATTGGGGCAGGTGTTGGGCCTGAATTCAATATAGAAGATTGTAATTATGACAAAGTCATTATCATGACAGATGCAGATACAGATGGTGCCCATATTCAAATTCTCTTATTAACATTCTTTTATCGCTATATGAAACCACTAATTGAAGCAGGAAAAGTATATATTGCTTTACCGCCCTTATACAAGGTATCTAAAGGATCAGGAAAAAAAGCCCAAATTGAATATGCTTGGACAGACGAAGAACTAAAGGATGTTATTCAATCAATCGGTAAGGGTTATATGCTTCAGCGCTACAAAGGATTAGGAGAAATGAACGCTGAACAGCTATGGGAAACAACAATGGCGCCAGAATCAAGAACCTTAATTCGTGTTCGTATTGATGATACAGCGCAAGCAGAACGCCGTGTGACAACGCTAATGGGTGACAAGGTAGAACCACGTAGAAACTGGATTGAAACTCATGTTCAATTTAGTCTTGAAGAAGATGGCAGTATCTTAGATAGAAAAGAAAATCAAAAAGAAATTTCAGCTTCTGTCTCCAATGAATTATTAAACGAAACAAATGAGAATGAGCAAAATCAAAAAACTGAAACAATCAGCCTATTTGATTTGGAATAG
- the plsY gene encoding glycerol-3-phosphate 1-O-acyltransferase PlsY, with amino-acid sequence MKIIILLVVAYLLGSIPSGVWIGKFFFKKDIRQYGSGNTGTTNTFRVLGGTAGSVVFLMDLLKGTIATCLPYLFSLPINPLVFGTVAVLGHIFPIFTHFKGGKAVATSAGMLLAYNPTFFVFSLLLYFVILYITSMVSLTSMIQAVIVTLSTIILPMTFPTILPHFDWLLATIAIIITTFIFILHRGNIKRIKNGTESRINFGLSKNRR; translated from the coding sequence ATGAAGATAATTATTTTGCTAGTTGTTGCTTATCTATTAGGTTCTATTCCATCTGGTGTTTGGATTGGAAAGTTTTTTTTTAAAAAAGATATTCGACAATACGGCAGTGGCAACACAGGAACTACAAATACATTTCGTGTTTTAGGAGGAACAGCTGGCAGTGTTGTTTTTTTAATGGATCTTTTAAAGGGGACAATAGCAACCTGTTTACCTTATTTATTTTCTCTTCCTATCAATCCTTTAGTTTTTGGTACTGTGGCTGTTTTAGGTCATATATTTCCAATTTTCACTCATTTCAAAGGAGGAAAAGCAGTAGCAACCAGTGCAGGTATGCTTTTAGCTTATAATCCCACATTTTTTGTTTTTTCACTCCTTCTTTATTTTGTGATTCTTTATATTACTAGTATGGTCAGTTTAACTAGTATGATTCAAGCAGTGATTGTGACTTTATCAACGATCATCTTACCAATGACTTTTCCAACGATTTTACCACATTTTGATTGGTTATTAGCTACGATTGCCATTATTATCACCACTTTCATTTTTATTCTTCATAGGGGAAATATCAAAAGAATTAAAAATGGTACTGAAAGTCGTATTAATTTTGGATTAAGTAAAAACAGACGATAA
- a CDS encoding aldose 1-epimerase family protein: MTVQLENEFLIATIAEAGAELVSLRSKSMNIEYIWQGNPAFWNRHSPILFPIVGRLKNNQYIYEGKTYHLPQHGFARDQLFQVIEQSDQSATFSLKSTKETYQYYPFDFELVLTYELEEQNLIVRYQVENLGIQTMYFSIGGHPAFNVPLEETLTFEDYFLNFFPKKSRTQIPLSGSALNIKNKTLAQTNTSIDLIHELFKNDALIFETKGNNAFSIETDKSQHGITLSYTDAPYVGIWSPYPKKAPFVCIEPWWGIADTIDTDGQLTNKLGIQLLSPNRIFNTHYQLTIK; the protein is encoded by the coding sequence ATGACGGTACAATTAGAAAATGAATTTTTAATTGCCACAATTGCTGAAGCTGGCGCAGAATTAGTTAGTTTACGTTCAAAATCAATGAATATAGAATATATTTGGCAAGGGAATCCAGCGTTTTGGAATCGACATTCACCTATCCTTTTTCCAATTGTTGGTCGTTTAAAAAACAATCAATATATATATGAAGGAAAAACGTATCATTTGCCTCAACATGGTTTTGCACGTGATCAACTGTTTCAAGTGATTGAACAGTCAGATCAATCAGCTACATTTTCATTAAAATCAACAAAGGAAACTTATCAATATTATCCGTTTGATTTTGAGCTTGTTTTAACTTATGAATTAGAAGAACAAAACTTGATTGTTCGTTACCAAGTTGAGAATCTTGGGATTCAAACGATGTATTTTTCTATCGGTGGCCATCCAGCATTTAACGTTCCTTTAGAAGAAACATTAACATTTGAAGATTATTTTTTAAATTTTTTTCCAAAAAAATCACGAACACAAATTCCATTGAGTGGTTCTGCTTTGAATATTAAAAATAAAACATTAGCACAAACAAATACAAGTATTGATTTAATTCATGAATTGTTTAAAAATGATGCGTTGATTTTTGAAACAAAAGGCAATAATGCTTTTTCAATCGAAACGGATAAAAGTCAACATGGGATTACACTAAGTTACACAGACGCACCTTATGTTGGTATTTGGTCGCCCTATCCGAAAAAGGCACCATTTGTTTGTATTGAACCCTGGTGGGGTATTGCAGACACCATCGATACAGACGGTCAGCTAACAAATAAACTAGGGATTCAGTTACTTTCACCAAATCGGATTTTCAACACACACTATCAACTTACAATTAAATAA
- the hslU gene encoding ATP-dependent protease ATPase subunit HslU gives MNKLNKTPKEIVKELDEYVVGQTAAKKSVAVALRNRYRRLQLEESMQQEITPKNILMIGPTGVGKTEIARRLAKIVCAPFVKIEATKFTEVGYVGRDVESMVRDLVENAIQIVEKEQYSRVYSQALKKANQRLAKILVPGIKKEKKQSSNNQLEQMMQMFNTSMQQPVEEVEEVTEDIKVSRKTVLDQLEKGLLGSREVTIKIDEPKKTMPAMNNGLEQMGIDLNETLGSLTPKKKIERIVTVKEAQELLVKEELAKLVKEADIHSEAIRLAESSGIIFIDEMDKITSKNQQNTGEVSREGVQRDILPIVEGSQVNTKYGTIQTDHILFIASGAFHLSKPSDLIPELQGRFPIRVELDDLTAEDFVRILTEPNNALIKQYMALVGTENVNITFTQEAITRIAEIAFRVNRDTDNIGARRLHTILERLLEDLLFESPDMQMGDITITEAYVDEKLIDIAQNEDLSRYIL, from the coding sequence ATGAATAAATTAAATAAAACACCAAAAGAAATTGTCAAAGAATTAGATGAATATGTTGTTGGACAAACAGCTGCTAAAAAATCTGTAGCTGTTGCACTTAGAAATCGTTATCGACGTTTACAACTAGAAGAATCCATGCAACAAGAAATTACACCTAAAAATATTTTAATGATTGGACCTACAGGTGTCGGAAAAACAGAAATTGCACGTCGTTTAGCGAAGATTGTTTGCGCGCCTTTTGTTAAAATTGAAGCAACGAAATTTACAGAAGTTGGTTATGTTGGACGTGACGTAGAATCAATGGTTCGTGACCTGGTAGAAAATGCCATCCAAATTGTTGAAAAGGAACAATATAGTCGTGTTTATTCACAGGCACTAAAAAAAGCCAATCAGCGTTTGGCGAAAATTTTAGTTCCAGGTATAAAAAAAGAGAAGAAGCAATCGTCAAATAATCAGCTTGAACAAATGATGCAAATGTTTAATACATCCATGCAACAACCTGTAGAAGAAGTAGAAGAAGTAACTGAAGATATTAAGGTGAGTCGTAAAACAGTCTTAGACCAATTGGAAAAAGGCTTATTAGGTTCTAGAGAAGTAACGATCAAAATTGACGAACCTAAAAAGACTATGCCCGCAATGAATAATGGATTGGAACAAATGGGGATTGATCTAAATGAAACGTTAGGCTCACTCACTCCCAAAAAGAAGATAGAAAGAATTGTTACAGTAAAAGAAGCTCAAGAATTATTAGTCAAAGAAGAATTAGCTAAACTTGTCAAAGAAGCTGATATTCATAGCGAAGCCATTCGTTTGGCAGAATCCAGTGGCATCATCTTTATCGATGAAATGGATAAAATTACATCAAAAAATCAACAAAATACTGGTGAAGTTTCCAGAGAAGGTGTTCAACGTGACATTTTACCAATTGTTGAAGGATCACAAGTAAATACTAAATATGGTACTATTCAAACGGATCATATTTTGTTTATTGCTTCTGGAGCTTTTCACTTATCTAAGCCAAGTGATTTGATTCCTGAACTTCAAGGACGTTTTCCTATTCGGGTAGAGTTAGATGATCTAACTGCAGAAGATTTTGTTCGTATTTTAACTGAACCAAATAATGCATTAATTAAACAATATATGGCTTTAGTAGGTACAGAAAATGTCAATATAACCTTTACTCAAGAGGCGATCACCCGTATTGCTGAAATTGCTTTTCGTGTAAATCGTGATACAGATAATATTGGCGCAAGACGGTTGCATACAATTTTGGAACGTTTACTTGAAGATTTATTATTTGAATCACCAGATATGCAAATGGGAGATATCACAATTACAGAAGCTTATGTTGATGAAAAATTAATAGATATTGCTCAAAATGAAGATTTAAGTCGATATATTTTATAA
- the hslV gene encoding ATP-dependent protease subunit HslV, translating into MVESQFHSTTICAIEKDGKFAMAGDGQVTMGQSVVMKGSAKKVRRIYNNEVVVGFAGSVADAFTLEEKFEGKLNEYNGNLTRAAVELAQEWRTQQSMQKLEAMLIVMNKEEMLLVSGTGEVIQPDDGILAIGSGGNFALAAARAMKNYGDKEISAKEIAKNALSIAADICVFTNHNIIVEEI; encoded by the coding sequence ATGGTCGAATCACAATTTCATTCAACCACAATTTGTGCGATTGAAAAAGATGGAAAATTTGCTATGGCAGGTGACGGACAAGTAACAATGGGACAATCCGTTGTTATGAAAGGATCTGCTAAGAAAGTTAGAAGAATTTATAATAATGAGGTAGTTGTTGGTTTTGCAGGTAGTGTAGCCGATGCATTTACCTTAGAAGAAAAATTTGAAGGAAAATTGAATGAATACAATGGCAATTTGACAAGGGCAGCTGTTGAATTGGCACAAGAATGGCGAACACAACAATCTATGCAAAAATTAGAAGCGATGCTTATTGTCATGAATAAGGAAGAAATGCTTTTAGTTTCAGGGACAGGTGAAGTTATTCAGCCAGATGATGGGATTTTAGCGATCGGCTCTGGTGGGAATTTCGCTTTAGCTGCAGCAAGAGCAATGAAAAATTATGGAGATAAAGAAATATCAGCAAAAGAAATTGCTAAAAATGCCTTATCCATTGCTGCAGATATCTGTGTATTCACAAATCATAATATTATTGTAGAAGAAATATAA
- the xerC gene encoding tyrosine recombinase XerC yields the protein MENTNWPELFLRYLIVERGYSQKTKLAYQEDLSHYFQFLKESGNTDYLTIDHLDVRVYLSFLYENNYSRSTISRKIASLRSFYQFLLKNERIQENPFSYVHMKKKQQRLPLFFYEKEMALLFDSTTGNTPLDYRNRALLEVLYGTGIRVGECINLTMEAIDFDTSVLFVHGKGNKDRYIPFGSFANDALKEYFHKGRDILMNKYQKQHKYVFVNHYGDQLTSAGIEYILNQLIRKSSLNTEIHPHMLRHTFATHLLNNGADMRTVQELLGHENLSTTQIYAHVTKESLQKNYRTFHPRA from the coding sequence ATGGAAAATACGAATTGGCCAGAACTTTTTCTACGTTATTTAATTGTTGAACGCGGTTACTCGCAAAAAACAAAATTGGCTTATCAGGAAGATCTATCTCATTATTTTCAATTTTTAAAAGAATCCGGAAATACGGATTACCTAACAATTGATCATTTAGACGTTCGTGTCTATCTAAGTTTTTTATATGAGAACAACTACAGTCGTTCAACGATTAGTAGAAAAATTGCTAGTCTACGTTCATTTTATCAATTTTTATTAAAGAATGAACGTATCCAAGAAAATCCATTTTCTTACGTCCATATGAAGAAAAAACAACAACGATTGCCGCTTTTTTTTTATGAAAAAGAGATGGCTTTATTATTCGATAGTACAACAGGAAATACTCCCTTGGATTATCGCAATCGAGCATTGCTTGAAGTTTTGTATGGAACTGGTATTCGGGTGGGTGAATGCATCAACTTGACAATGGAAGCCATTGATTTTGATACCTCTGTCTTATTTGTTCATGGAAAGGGCAATAAGGATCGTTATATTCCTTTTGGCTCATTTGCAAATGATGCATTAAAAGAATACTTTCATAAGGGAAGAGACATTCTTATGAACAAATATCAAAAACAACATAAATATGTTTTTGTAAATCATTATGGCGATCAATTGACATCAGCTGGTATTGAGTACATATTAAATCAGTTAATCAGAAAAAGTTCATTAAATACTGAAATTCATCCGCATATGTTAAGACATACTTTTGCTACTCATTTATTGAACAATGGCGCAGATATGCGGACTGTACAAGAATTATTGGGACATGAGAATTTGTCAACAACACAAATTTATGCACATGTTACAAAAGAGAGTTTACAGAAAAATTACCGAACATTTCATCCACGTGCCTAA